Part of the Diprion similis isolate iyDipSimi1 chromosome 4, iyDipSimi1.1, whole genome shotgun sequence genome is shown below.
TGTAATCAATAATTGGTCTACGGATTTCATTGGctatgattttcttttttctctattttttccacatcaatattattattaaaacgcTCTTTATAGTCATTCGCACCAAAAGATATAGTTAATAGTTAACTGCGTAGTAGATTGTTGGCATTATGGAAATAATTGTATTGTTATATTGCCAGCAAATGTTGTCTCCTTTTATTATAACAGTATGTATTGACGGTGTTTTACCACTTTGCAGTAATACCAAGAATCTTTGAATCGTTTTAAGCAACTAACGAGCTAATTCAcgtataagtatacatatatatgcatattgtCGAATGTAatcatttataataaaatacctCAACAGAGATACAGCCGTTCGTTTTCTCCATATGGCTGTACTCTAGTTTCTTAATCGGACCTGACTGATACGGAAATTAAACAACTATTATTGGGCGCACGTAACATAAAATACCATTTAAAATACACGTACAACAAACacgttttattcaaaaacgaAGCTTTTATACGagagaatatgtatatattagactgtatcaaaaaaattgactatttttttttttttaatgttgtactgaaaatattgttcaagatgacgaaaaaaaataccatcaaaatttcagattttaatattgatatttagaggtgcctcatcgcgattttctactttccataagaataacatggcaaaaatggttcttgctccgcgcgatttttataactaaatATCGACgcatcgtacagaaaattcataaacatgtttttgtaggaaatttaaagttctacaaaaaaggtcccttgtcattttacgataaatctattctttcaaaagttatttgaggtcctttctTGATGttggacctcaaataacttttgaaagaatagatttatcgtaaaatgacaagggaccttttttgtagaactttaaatttcctacaaaaacatgtttatgaattttctatacgacgcgtcgttatctatatatctatatggaGCATTCCACGACAAATCGACCACTTTCGAACCCGACCCCTTTTGAtttaactgaaatttttttttttttttttctaccccaTGGAAAATGTTTCTcagcattttttcaaattcttttacccaaccgaaaaaagtttcagtcaaatctaaaggggtcgatttggcgtggaatgctCTCTGTATAATATACCTGTTTTCGATGGCAAGGACATTCGATAAACAAGGAAATATAGGTAAATGTAAATACGAGACATAATTCGGCCATGatacagtttttcaaaaagttttaagAAATCTGTGAGCCTCAGTGAAATGAAAGGACGTCACACAACGAAATCGGTTCtagtataaaatttaatatatttcgaatatttacACAATATACAGGGTCTGGTATTTATAAAAGTGTTTTAATAGATgaatacgtatatttttaagTGAAATCGATCTTATAATTCACTTTGTACAGTCGCAAATTGAATCTGTTGCATTATTCACACAAAGATGTAGATCTATTGTGATCTGACAGGTGGaacaaaaaagtttgaatcacGAGAATGATGCCATTAATTATCTAAGACTAGATATCTCGGAATTTTGTCAATAGATAACAGATACGAAAGTAGATTtaatagtataataattacaaaggcTTTTTCTTATGACGTTTATGTTGTTCAAATTCTGTCTCTCGCAAAACCTCATCTGGAGTTATTGGATTCGACGTCAGTAAACGCTGGTCAGGTATATCCTCTAATACACCGCCTCCGGaaaagtgatattttttttcaatataataaaCACACAAAGCAAGTTTCTGACTAGGAGTCCAATTATTAGATTTCTCGGATTCATCGGAATCTATTTTTTCCAGTAATTCTCCAACACGGAAactgttaattaaaaaaaaaaattaattctgacAGTGAGGTAAAATaccaagtttgaaattttcatagttctaatcacgaaaaaaaatcgtctcaCCTTTTGTAGAGTAGAATCTGAATATTATTCAGAATATCTTCGTTGGTATAATTTCTTcctcttaaaaaataatacatattcACGACATCGATAAATGGTGCATGAAGCCACATTTGATTCCTCTGTAAATACTGGTGAACAATAGCTTCAGAGATGcctatttttttactcaaaaattGCACACAGTCTGTACCTTTAGCTCGTACTAGTCCAGCTCGAAGTTGTCTTCAAagatgaaatagaaaaatagagaaataaagaattgtttttttagtAAGAATAACGGAAGAAACTTTGATAACGAAAGAGTGATGAAGAATGCATTATTTCGCTtacttattgaaaaaaacttcactGGAGCTAAGTGTACTAATGCTAATGCTCTTCACATTATGCGCTTTCATTAACTGTAAACGTTTCATTACTTTGTTTGTATACATAATTAAGAGCAGAAAGCGTGTATGATGAAGAAAACCTCTCAACTCTGGTATACTATGTATCTCTTCCAGCCTCGATTCCAGTGTTTTCTTTGAGAGTAATAATGCAGAAGGATATGTTTTCAACACAGATTCTTCCacaccatatttttttaaaatctctaGCCTTCCGGGGATCAGGTTTGGGTTTATaagcaaaatttttggatttcttCTAACTATAGCGTTCAAATCATTGCCGAAAAGTTTTCTGTACGCTATCAGCAACTGCCTCAAAGATACTGCTTCTCTGAAGAGTAGATGACAATTTGATTTTATCTACGGAAAAGATAAGTATAATCACGTATCATAAACAATTACTAATGATACTagaaaagtatttgaaaatcaaagttaCCAAAGTGTTAGGAACAACAAGTTCATACTCTAGAAAGTCGATTGTTTGTTCAACTGATTTTATAGGCAAATAGCGAACCAGTTTGTTATCTTTTATCAATTTGCTCGATTCCTTTTCAGTGTACTTTAGCCGCCACTTGAGATAATGCTTCATGGAAACGGAGCGATATTCGTAAAGACTCTTACTTTTCTCAAGTAAATCTGAGCATGGAAAATCTGGGGGTGGATTAttgagaatattgaaaatatttttagcaaCAACGTCAACACCAGCCGGTAGCAGATTCTTtgcctgaaattcttgaatagTGTATTTGGCACCACCCGTGGAACTGGAAAACACAAGACGGAAGGTAAAAACTTTTGATATGGCAGACATTTGTAATTAATAGTTTGGATTTTCCCTTTCATTACCAAGTGATTCCAATGAAGTCATAATGGAACTTACATATTGTCTCGTTCTTAAGTATTTACTTAcgttaatattatacataatggTAATTTTGTAAAACCGAACTCTTGAAAGTAATTTATTCGTCGCTCCAAAATACTTGCTGTGATAGGTAATAGTCTTGCGATGTCGAACACGTCGCCAAATCCATATTTCTGTGTGTAGTATTTGCCTTTTTCAATATGAgtcagtttatttatttatgttattatttattaatcttGTCGCTCATACTCACCAAACAAATTTCGTAGGTTTTGGTGATTTTTTCGATTGGTCGACGGTCGGTTTTTGGATTTGTTAGAAAATACATTGCTTTATCCTCACTTACGTTAAGTAACTTAACCAAAAGTTCCGCCTTTGGGTTTATGATATTCTTCGTTGAAGTTTGATGTCGCGTTACCATGATGCCTTTCATATTTGTTATACAGAAAATACTCGTTTTCAAACACTGTTGTTTAtttgtaaaacaatttttcaaagtaaatcCAAGCATGATTATATTTGCATCTCTGAATTTGATGCTGCATCGGTATCGCCATAGAGGCCCAACTCTAATGAGCGTTGACTCAAGATCTATATGGGGAACATCTTTACGATATCAGCCCCGTTCAGCGTCAGCTAGCGCAAGCTTTTTTGTACGGATTTCTAAcgtatcctcagtcaacgttGCGAGGGTTCACATCCAATCTACAGGCTTAAGTACTCGGAAGTTGGGTGTAATTAAGTGGAAAACAGTGCAGCAACTCTGCAGACCCAAATATACATTGTTGTGAGTTATTAGAGCCATGGAGACTAGAGTAAAGAAGTCCCAAccctgtatgtatgtatgtacaatttgATTCAGCATTATAAATCTGTATACAATAAAACTTTCGAACTTACGATGACAGCGCTACTtttgataaaatatgaaaCGACTAAACGCCAAATTTCCGAGGACGAATTTTTCATACGTTCTCCATTAGAGTATATTTCAGCGGTGTGAAGTTGGCATcactaaattcaaaattccgcCGTTACGCCAATTGCGTACTGAGAACGCCATCAGCAAGTCACACGCGTATGAAAAACATGTGAAATGTCAGTGAAACTTTGAGCAAAAATTCTATTCTAAAATGCGGATCGCCGTGCCTGAATTTGTGATACCGTCCGACAAGGATCAACTGCTTCAGACCCAGCCGGGAAAATACTCGGTTAGAAATGTCTATGCTCCCCGGGATATACAAAACATTCTTGCTGGTATGTTACCCTTACATTTTAGTCAAATAAATTCTACTACTGATTATTTACTCCGGGTTTTGGTTATCTTAATTTCTGTTTGTTGccgtaattttttgataaatctattACTTGATAGTCCATCATTGTAATTACTATTGCAGATACAAATGCTATCCTGCAGGAGCAGGGACCCAGCTTTTTGCTCGAAcactttgacaaatttttctctgttATTGTACATGGCTCAAATTTAAAGATACCCGTTCACCTTTTGGCGGTCCAACGAATCTACAAATGTGAGTATGTGAACTTTGGCAACttttacaaaacaaaacatcattttttatacgttttatttgttattgtcCAGCTCTTGAAATGTTTATAAACGAATGGGAAAGTCAGTACGACAGGGCTAGAGAACCAGCCCCAGAAGATAAGCCTCGACTGCTTACCATTACCAATATGCTCGCATACCTGTTGTCCAGTTTAATTCGTCACATAGAGATTGCCGTGTCAGAAGAGTCTGCTGGTGGAACTTCGAAGGTGAAAAACcatttgtataatttcaaaattttctcatagAAACATTACTATAAAAACAGTAAATGTAAAGTATGAAATGGTACTTGGGTTTGTTCTTTGATTATGAAAAACTGTTGAAATGTATGTATTCATTCCCTCAGTTATTGTGTTTATAATCTCACGttgtctttgaaattttttcctagCAACGGAAGAAAGGATCATCCAAAACGCATTGGGAACACAAGTGGTATgaacaaattgatgaaatattgGTACTGATATATCACTGGATACAACTGCCACTTGAAAAACTTTGGCAACCGCCAATAGCCGATGGAAGTTTTATCAAGTTAGTATTTCTCAGTCACCGGATTATTTGGAAATTCCggacaaaaatgaaaacttcaaGCATGTCTTGTTAGaactaattttaaattataaaatctttTATTGTCTAGGTGCATTTCAGAAATATGTTACCGGGTTCTAGAAAGATGCAAACATGTCAAAGACAAATCTGTGCGAGAATCCATCTTCCAAGTGAGTTATAGTCGgcattgaaatatttcgataCACTTATCCCCGCTTTGATAATTGTCATTATACCTTTGacgaattgatgaaaatattttctttttcaatttttaactaGCTACAGTGAATAATGAGTTTGATAAAgtgtcttgaaaaattaagccTTTATGAAATCTTATAAAAACTTAAAATTCgcatgttcaattttttctgctATACCTTCTATTTTATAATGTGGAATCTGATTCCAGttcttaacaataataatatcagtGGTAATGTTTATTCCCATTTACTTTAGATACTGGGGATTCTAGTGAAGCGGTACAACCACAGTATATCCTTTGTGATAAAAGTAGTTCAGGTTAGTAGCCTAAAGAAAAGTCTTTACCTCACGTTAATTACAAATATACAGTTAATCCTgacgaaaaaatgttttcttggAATTAGTTGGTCAAAATGTGCGACGGACTAGCGGTGTATTTGGCAAGTGGTGTAATAGAAGTTATTGAACAAACTGAATGCACTGGTATTGTTAAGGAGATACTGCGTGAAGTTGACCGAGCAACTCCGGAGGAAGGGGGTACGCGTAACATTGCGACTTTCCTTGAAGCAATCGCTTTGTCAAAGCCAGACCTCATATTACCAGCTGTTAGCAACTTGACTGATCATCTTGAAAATGAGGTATAACAGAGACCAGTGTCAATGACTATTGAATTTCTGATGTTCAGATTATATGGGAAAATTTCTTTGCTTTATAGTGCTACCTAATGAGAAACTGCGTGATTGGTATACTGGGAACGATAGTGAAAGAGATTCTGA
Proteins encoded:
- the LOC124405159 gene encoding uncharacterized protein LOC124405159; amino-acid sequence: MLGFTLKNCFTNKQQCLKTSIFCITNMKGIMVTRHQTSTKNIINPKAELLVKLLNVSEDKAMYFLTNPKTDRRPIEKITKTYEICLKYGFGDVFDIARLLPITASILERRINYFQEFGFTKLPLCIILTSTGGAKYTIQEFQAKNLLPAGVDVVAKNIFNILNNPPPDFPCSDLLEKSKSLYEYRSVSMKHYLKWRLKYTEKESSKLIKDNKLVRYLPIKSVEQTIDFLEYELVVPNTLIKSNCHLLFREAVSLRQLLIAYRKLFGNDLNAIVRRNPKILLINPNLIPGRLEILKKYGVEESVLKTYPSALLLSKKTLESRLEEIHSIPELRGFLHHTRFLLLIMYTNKVMKRLQLMKAHNVKSISISTLSSSEVFFNKQLRAGLVRAKGTDCVQFLSKKIGISEAIVHQYLQRNQMWLHAPFIDVVNMYYFLRGRNYTNEDILNNIQILLYKSFRVGELLEKIDSDESEKSNNWTPSQKLALCVYYIEKKYHFSGGGVLEDIPDQRLLTSNPITPDEVLRETEFEQHKRHKKKPL